Part of the Limihaloglobus sulfuriphilus genome is shown below.
CATTATACCGCATGTGTCTTGCGCGCTCGTAGTCCGTTACTGAAAACAGATAGTTCAGGGCCTTGTCGTAGTTATTGAAAGGCCTGACCTTCTGAAAATCAGCGAGGGTCTTGTTTTTCTTCGGGGCCGCAGTTTTTTTTGCTGAAGCCTTTTTTGTTGCCGTCTTTTTAGCAGTTGTTTTCTTCACCGGCTTTTTAGTCGTCTTTTTGCTTGCTGGGGCAGACGATTTGTCAGCTTTGGAAGTTTTCTTCTTTGCTACGGTTTTTTTAGTTGTCTTTTTTGCCACTTTACTTAAAATTATAAAATAATTGCAGAAACGGATAGCCCGTTTAAAAGAATTAACAGTAAGATTCTAAGGCTACCCTATATCATAAAACGAAATATTATACGGTGTTTTTGCCTTTTTGTCAATCTTAAAGGATAATGTACGTACGTTTTAGCAGGTTCTCTTTGCCGTTATATCTACATAATTCCTTTTTTTCAGCAAGTTTATATCGATTTGAACTATTTTGCTGCGGCCGGAACAGCATTAGCTTGCCTTATGGTTAAATAAGTATTGCTGATTCTGTTTTCTGGTTATTTGTACTTTTTCAATTTTTTTTCAAATAGAATGTAGTTTTTTCAAATACATTCTTGACAACAGGGGTGCGGATTTTATAATTGCCTCTCTTTATCATAATATAACAGAATTTACTCTAAAACTCGGGAGTATATACGTAATGAAGACTTATATGGCAAAAACAGGTCAGGTAGAGCAGAAATGGCTGCTGATCGATGCGGAAGGCGCGGCACTGGGCCGTCTCGCTGCAGCGGTTGCGCCAATTCTTATGGGCAAAAACAAGCCTCAGTACACGCCTCATGTTGATACAGGCGATTATGTTGTGGTTGTTAACGCTGATAAGGTAAAGCTCTCCGGCAACAAACTTCAACAGAAGTATTATGACTATTACACCCGCTATCCAGGCGGTCATAAGTATGTCTCCTATGAAGAGCTGCTTGAGAAAAAACCGGAAATGCTTGTAGAGCTTGCTGTTAGAAGAATGCTTCCCAAGAATAAACTTGGCAGGGCAATGTTCAAAAAGCTAAAGATTTACAGCGGAGCCGAGCATGACCATGTCGCTCAGCAACCAGAAAAGTTTGAACTTTAATTATAAAAGGTGAATTAGATGGCAGAATTGGAACAAGCTAACACTCCTTTAATCGACCCGGCTACTGTGCCAGGGGCAATATCCCTGACAGCGGCACCGGCAGCCAAGACAAAAAAACAAAAACCTGACAGGGGCGGATATATCTGCGGTGTCGGCAGGCGTAAAAGCTCTGTGGCACGTGTGCGTATCAAGCCGGGAACAGGTAAGCTAATTATAAATAGGAAAGAGCTTAAAGAGTATTTCCCCCTGCTCAAGGACCAGAACCAGGTTCTTGCTCCGCTCAAGGCAACCGAAGCGGACAGCAGATTTGACGTTGTCATAAACGTTAAGGGCGGCGGCACCACCGGTCAGGCCGGTGCGGCACTTCTGGGTATTGCCAGAGCGCTTAGCAATTTTGATGAATCGCTGGAAAGGCCGCTTCGTGAATTGAACCTCATGACCCGTGACGGACGCATGAAAGAGCGTAAGAAACCTGGTCAGAGGGGTGCAAGAAGGCGCTTCCAGTTCTCAAAGCGTTAATTTACCTCTGTTTTACAGATATTCAAAAAGCCGCAATTGGTTTTCGCCAACTGCGGCTTTTTTTTCGTTAACAATATGCTAAGGCTTGAGTTACGCGTAGAAGTCTTTTATCTTCTGTATTACAAAATCTCGCTGGTCTTCTTCAAGCTCGGGTGAAATCGGCAGAGAGAGGACTTCTCTGCACGCCTTAGCGGTTACGGGCAGGTCATCTTCTTTGAGACCGAGATGTTTGAAGCACTGCTGGGTGTGCAGCGGTTCGGGATAGTAAACGCCGCAGCCGATCTGGTTTTCCTGGAGATGCGCCTTTAGCTCATCGCGTTTTTCGCTGCGTATTGTGTATTGATTGAAAATGCTGTAATTAACGTCGTCGATATGGGGTATCGTGATGTCGCCGACGCCGGCAAGGGCGCGGCTGTACGCGGCGGCGTTTTCACGTCTTGCCTCATGCCAGCTTGAGAGGTATCTGAGTTTTACGCCCAGAACTGCCCCCTGTATCCCGTCGAGGCGGAAATTGCCGCCAATGACCTGGTATTGGTAAGTGGCGTTCTGGCCGTGGTTTCTGACCATTCTTATCATTTTAGCGAGATTGTCGTCGTTTGTCGTTATAAGCCCGCCGTCTCCGAATGCTCCCAGGTTTTTGGTTGGGTAGAATGAGAAGCAGCCGCAATCACCGAAGTTGCCGGCCTTAATGCCGTTTCGTGCCGCACCGATACTCTGTGCCGCGTCTTCGATGACATATATATTGTTTTTTCGGGCGATATCCATTATCGGCTCCATGTTGGCGATCTGCCCGAACAGGTGTACCGGTATAATAGCCTTTGTCTTCTCTGTAATCTTAGCCTCTATCTCTACAGGGCTTATGTTAAATGTGCAGGCTTCTATGTCTGCGAAAACCGGTGTCGCCCCGACCCTTGCAACGGCTCCCGATGTAGCAACAAAGGTAAACGATGGGATTATAACCTCATCGCCCGGGCCAATTCCAAGCGCCATCAAAGCCGCGATAATAGCATCACTGCCGCTCGATACGCCGATTGCGTGTTTGCAGTGGCAGTAATCGGCGATTTCCTCTTCAAATTTCGCTACCGCCGGTCCCAGGCAGCACGCCTGCATTCGGCAAACCCCGGTAATTGCCGGCATTATCTCGTCTTCGAGCCGGGCGAATTGTTTTTTTAAATCAAGTAACGGTACCTGCATATTTGTTCCAATCTTATTTAAACTTCATTTTCTAAAAAATCATCAAGCCGGTGCGGCCGGCTGCCTGTCAGTCTTTATGATAGTATAAACCTATGAGCAGGAAATGAAATATATTTTTAGAATTTCCCGGTGGTTGAATAAATCAAATCTACAGTTGCCAGTTAAGAAGATTTCTGATATAACTTAACAAAGCATAAAACATATAAAATGTATTCGGAGAACATTATGGATAAGGTCTATAAGGCAGAAATCATTCGGGTTATATCAAACAGCAAGTACGTGCCTGTAAACAAGGCCGAGCTTGCCGGCTACATCAAGGCAGAAGATGAGGCGGAATTTGACTCAGCGGTAAATCAGCTTGTAGAAGAAGGCCGCTTAGTCGTTACCGGCAAAGGACTTGTCAAACTGCCGACGATGCCTTCAAAGGTAACCGGCCGCTACCGCTCTAACAGACGCAGGTTCGGATTCGTTATACCTGATATAAAATACCGCGGCGGAGATGTTTATATTCCAGAAGAATTCGTCAATGGTGCAGTTGACGGCGACACTGTTGTTGCCCGGGTCAAGAAGAGCCGCGGCCACGGCCCCGACAGCTACGACGGCAGGGTGATTGAAGTCAAGAAGCGGGCCCGTGAAAGATTTGTGGGCGTGTTGAAAAAGAAAAAAAGTTTCTGGGCTGTGATGCTCGACGGCAACCCGCTCGGCGATTATGTCATAGTCGATGATGTTGGAGCCAAAGGCGCCAAAGAAGGCGACAAGGTACTTGTAAGCGTCATGGAATTTCCCACGGAAACGGCTCCTGCAAGGGGGGTAATACTCGAAGTTCTCGGCAAACCGGGACTTTATGATACAGAGCTTGCCGCGGTTATCGGGCAGTATGAGCTGCCGGGTGATTTCCCAGAACAATGTATTAACGAGGCCGAAGATATTTCGCAAAGATATTTCAAGCAGGGCGAAGCGGACCCCGCCGACGGTGCGGAAGATATCTCCAACAAGATTATAATCACCATCGACCCGCATGATGCCCGTGATTTTGATGATGCTATCTCACTCGAACAGGACGATAAGGGCCGCAAGGTTCTGGGCGTGCATATTGCCGATGTGAGCCGGTTTGTTACTCCGGATTCACAGCTTGATGTCGAGGCAAAAGAACGCGGCAACAGCGTTTATCTTCCGGGAAAGGTTATCCCGATGCTGCCGGAGGTGCTCAGCAACGGTATCTGCTCGCTTCAGCCCAAACAGCCCCGTTTTGTTAAAAGTGCATATATCACATACGACGGCGACGGGAATGTCGTTGATGCCAGATTTGCCAACAGTGTTATAAATTCCTTTTACAGACTGACATACAAAGAGGCAAATGAAATTCTCCAGGGCCGCAGTGATTTCCCGAAGGAGGTTCTGGAGCTGATGAAGGAAATGAATTCCCTTGCCAGAATAATCGAAAAACGCCGCCGGCGCCAGGGTATGCTGCATCTGGACCTGCCCGAGACAGAGCTTATCATGGACGACAACGGCAAGGTCGTCGATGCCGAGCCGGCAGACGATTCATACCCCCATACAATAATCGAGATGTTCATGGTAGAGGCCAACGAGGCTGTTGCACGTTTGATGCATCAACTGAATGTGCCCGCAATCAGGCGAATCCACCCGGCTCCGGACGTGTTTGGAATGCGGGATATTTCGAGCTTTACACGTGTTTTCGGTATCAAGGTTCCTAAAAAACTTGACCGTTTCGCGCTGCAGGCTCTGCTCTCTAAGGTGAAGGGCACCAACAGCGAATACGCGATTAACAACTTTGTTCTTCGCAATTTTACACGTGCCGAATACTCCCCGCTTAAGGTTGGGCATTATGCCCTTGCATCTGAGCATTATACCCATTTTACGAGTCCCATACGAAGATACGCCGATTTGACCATCCACCGTCTCCTGCAGGAATATCTCGAAGGGCGGCTCAAAAAAGGCGGTAAAAACACGGATATCCCCAACGAAGATGATCTGATAGCTCTTGGAGAGCATCTCGGCGAGACCGAAAACAACGCTGAAAGCGCAGAGCGGGATCTTATAAAGACGCTTATACTGACTATGCTCAGCGAGCGTATCGGCTCTGTGCTTAAATGTGTTGTTTCCGGTGTAACCCGCAGCGGGATCTTTGCCCGGTGCATGAAATACGGGATCGAGGGCTTCATTAAGGTTGAGCTGCTCGGCAACGAACAGTGGCATTATGAGCAGTCAATCCAATCGCTTATCGGCAAATTCACCGGCAAGCACATATCGCTTGGCACAGCGCTCAAAGCAAAGGTTGTATCGGTCAATGTCCCCGGCAAACAGCTTGATCTGGCTCCGGTTGAGCCGCTGGTAAACCGCAAATCAATGACAAAATCAGTGCGTAAAGCCAAAGGTAAGGGCGGCTCCGGCAAAAAACGCAGACGCCGCTAATCAAGATTAAATCAACAAGTTTATTTAAAGGCACTGATTATGAAAGTTATTTTACTTATGGTAATGTGTTGTTCTATATTCAGCGGCTGTAAAAGCGGTCCGATGATAATCGCTCACAGGGGCA
Proteins encoded:
- the rplM gene encoding 50S ribosomal protein L13, which codes for MKTYMAKTGQVEQKWLLIDAEGAALGRLAAAVAPILMGKNKPQYTPHVDTGDYVVVVNADKVKLSGNKLQQKYYDYYTRYPGGHKYVSYEELLEKKPEMLVELAVRRMLPKNKLGRAMFKKLKIYSGAEHDHVAQQPEKFEL
- the rpsI gene encoding 30S ribosomal protein S9, with protein sequence MCGVGRRKSSVARVRIKPGTGKLIINRKELKEYFPLLKDQNQVLAPLKATEADSRFDVVINVKGGGTTGQAGAALLGIARALSNFDESLERPLRELNLMTRDGRMKERKKPGQRGARRRFQFSKR
- a CDS encoding DegT/DnrJ/EryC1/StrS family aminotransferase translates to MQVPLLDLKKQFARLEDEIMPAITGVCRMQACCLGPAVAKFEEEIADYCHCKHAIGVSSGSDAIIAALMALGIGPGDEVIIPSFTFVATSGAVARVGATPVFADIEACTFNISPVEIEAKITEKTKAIIPVHLFGQIANMEPIMDIARKNNIYVIEDAAQSIGAARNGIKAGNFGDCGCFSFYPTKNLGAFGDGGLITTNDDNLAKMIRMVRNHGQNATYQYQVIGGNFRLDGIQGAVLGVKLRYLSSWHEARRENAAAYSRALAGVGDITIPHIDDVNYSIFNQYTIRSEKRDELKAHLQENQIGCGVYYPEPLHTQQCFKHLGLKEDDLPVTAKACREVLSLPISPELEEDQRDFVIQKIKDFYA
- the rnr gene encoding ribonuclease R, which translates into the protein MDKVYKAEIIRVISNSKYVPVNKAELAGYIKAEDEAEFDSAVNQLVEEGRLVVTGKGLVKLPTMPSKVTGRYRSNRRRFGFVIPDIKYRGGDVYIPEEFVNGAVDGDTVVARVKKSRGHGPDSYDGRVIEVKKRARERFVGVLKKKKSFWAVMLDGNPLGDYVIVDDVGAKGAKEGDKVLVSVMEFPTETAPARGVILEVLGKPGLYDTELAAVIGQYELPGDFPEQCINEAEDISQRYFKQGEADPADGAEDISNKIIITIDPHDARDFDDAISLEQDDKGRKVLGVHIADVSRFVTPDSQLDVEAKERGNSVYLPGKVIPMLPEVLSNGICSLQPKQPRFVKSAYITYDGDGNVVDARFANSVINSFYRLTYKEANEILQGRSDFPKEVLELMKEMNSLARIIEKRRRRQGMLHLDLPETELIMDDNGKVVDAEPADDSYPHTIIEMFMVEANEAVARLMHQLNVPAIRRIHPAPDVFGMRDISSFTRVFGIKVPKKLDRFALQALLSKVKGTNSEYAINNFVLRNFTRAEYSPLKVGHYALASEHYTHFTSPIRRYADLTIHRLLQEYLEGRLKKGGKNTDIPNEDDLIALGEHLGETENNAESAERDLIKTLILTMLSERIGSVLKCVVSGVTRSGIFARCMKYGIEGFIKVELLGNEQWHYEQSIQSLIGKFTGKHISLGTALKAKVVSVNVPGKQLDLAPVEPLVNRKSMTKSVRKAKGKGGSGKKRRRR